In a single window of the Populus alba chromosome 16, ASM523922v2, whole genome shotgun sequence genome:
- the LOC118033147 gene encoding UBP1-associated protein 2B, whose amino-acid sequence MAKKRKHDAKSTEPAEEPPKKQQQQEPPKEELQEEQNEEEVEEVEEEEEEEYEEVEEEEENEDEADEENNQNAQISAGEVQNDDEDEDEEPVEKLLEPFGKDQLINLLREAADSHRDVAEKIRQVADQDPVHRKIFVHGLGWDTNAEALMSAFKPYGEIEDCKAVCDKVSGKSKGYGFILFKRRSGARKALKEPQKKIGNRMTACQLASIGPVPQSSGGQAGPVAAVAQAQQPVSEYTLRKIYVSNVAADLDPQKLYSFFSEFGEIEEGPLGLDKATGKPKGFCLFVYKSSEGAKKALEEPHKSFEGHMLHCQKAIDGPKPGKSQKQPQQHHNLQSSHYQRNDGGGYVGGGSRGGHLMAPAASGAGIGFNQGAAGPALNPALGQALTALLATQGAGLGGLTNLLGTLGSAAAVNQGGLSGAGHGMQGAYGNQASISPGVMGTYANQGAMQGGYPNQQTGQGGSGRGQHGQYTPYMGH is encoded by the coding sequence ATGGCTAAAAAACGAAAACACGACGCCAAATCCACCGAGCCAGCGGAAGAGCCGCCGAAGAagcagcaacaacaagaacCACCAAAAGAAGAGCTCCAAGAAGAGCAAAacgaagaagaagtagaagaagttgaagaggaggaggaagaagaatacGAAGAAgtcgaagaggaagaagaaaacgaaGATGAAGCTGATGAAGAAAACAATCAAAACGCTCAGATCTCAGCTGGGGAGGTTCAAAACGACGacgaagatgaagatgaggagCCGGTTGAGAAACTTCTTGAACCGTTTGGAAAAGACCAGCTGATTAATTTACTTCGTGAGGCAGCGGATTCTCACCGGGACGTTGCGGAGAAAATCCGGCAAGTGGCTGACCAAGATCCAGTTCATCGGAAGATTTTTGTTCATGGGCTTGGATGGGATACGAACGCTGAGGCTTTGATGAGTGCGTTTAAGCCTTATGGAGAGATCGAGGATTGTAAAGCTGTGTGCGATAAGGTTTCGGGGAAATCAAAGGGGTATgggtttattttgtttaagagAAGGAGTGGGGCACGGAAGGCGCTGAAGGAACCGCAGAAGAAGATAGGGAATAGGATGACAGCTTGTCAATTGGCGTCTATTGGTCCGGTTCCACAGTCGAGTGGTGGCCAGGCTGGGCCTGTTGCTGCGGTAGCGCAAGCGCAGCAGCCAGTTTCGGAGTATACGCTGAGGAAGATTTATGTGAGTAACGTGGCGGCGGATTTGGATCCGCAGAAGTTGTATAGTTTCTTTTCGGAGTTTGGAGAGATCGAGGAAGGACCCTTAGGGCTTGATAAGGCGACTGGGAAGCCGAaagggttttgtttgtttgtttataagAGTTCTGAGGGTGCTAAGAAAGCGTTGGAAGAGCCACATAAGAGTTTTGAAGGGCATATGTTGCATTGTCAGAAGGCTATAGATGGGCCGAAACCAGGGAAATCTCAGAAACAACCGCAgcaacatcataatttgcaaaGCTCGCATTACCAGAGGAATGATGGTGGTGGTTATGTTGGTGGTGGCAGTCGTGGTGGTCATTTAATGGCGCCGGCTGCTTCTGGGGCTGGGATTGGGTTTAATCAGGGTGCTGCTGGTCCTGCCCTGAACCCTGCACTTGGACAGGCACTGACCGCATTGCTTGCAACTCAGGGTGCTGGATTGGGGGGGCTGACTAATTTGCTTGGGACTTTGGGGTCTGCTGCAGCTGTGAATCAGGGTGGTTTATCTGGTGCAGGTCATGGCATGCAGGGTGCCTATGGGAACCAGGCGAGCATAAGTCCGGGAGTGATGGGAACTTATGCGAATCAAGGAGCTATGCAGGGTGGATATCCAAACCAGCAGACGGGACAGGGTGGTTCTGGGAGAGGACAGCATGGGCAATATACTCCTTATATGGGTCACTAG
- the LOC118033148 gene encoding ABSCISIC ACID-INSENSITIVE 5-like protein 2 produces the protein MGSQVGSFEEENPESLIGQGSLYSLTLDEVQNQLGNLGKPLESMNLDELLKSVDTGGSWSSPLRRQGSLTLSRGLSKKTVEEVWRNIQQENKKDAENQERNAPLGEMTLEDFLVKAGVVTESAPLQQQESAQWMQFQNPTVPEPPYQNNIMTGFMQGHPVQQSLPVADAAYPNSQMNLSPSSLMGTLSDTQTPGRKRVASGDVAEKTVERKQKRMIKNRESAARSRARRQAYTNELEIKVYHLEEENERLRRQKEVEKVLPCAPPPEPKSQLRRTSSASF, from the exons ATGGGATCTCAAGTCGGttcatttgaagaagaaaatccagAGTCATTGATTGGGCAAGGCTCATTGTACAGCCTAACACTTGATGAGGTTCAAAACCAGTTGGGAAATTTGGGGAAACCATTGGAAAGCATGAATCTTGATGAACTTCTCAAGAGTGTGGACACTGGGGGTTCTTGGTCCTCACCTCTGCGTAGACAAGGGAGCCTAACATTGTCAAGGGGTCTGAGCAAGAAGACTGTTGAGGAGGTATGGAGAAATATACAGCAGGAGAACAAGAAAGATGCTGAGAATCAGGAGAGAAATGCTCCTCTTGGTGAGATGACTCTTGAGGACTTCCTGGTTAAAGCAGGTGTGGTTACAGAGTCGGCTCCGCTGCAACAACAGGAAAGTGCTCAGTGGATGCAATTCCAGAACCCTACAGTGCCGGAGCCACcatatcaaaacaacatcatgACAGGCTTTATGCAAGGACACCCTGTTCAGCAATCCCTTCCTGTTGCGGATGCAGCATATCCGAATTCCCAAATGAACTTATCTCCATCTTCTTTGATGGGTACTTTGTCGGACACGCAGACTCCTGGGAGGAAACGGGTTGCTTCGGGAGATGTAGCTGAGAAGACTGTTGAAAGGAAGCAGAAGAGGATGATTAAGAACCGGGAATCTGCTGCCCGCTCGAGGGCAAGGAGGCag GCTTATACAAACGAACTGGAGATCAAGGTATATCATCTAGAAGAGGAGAATGAAAGACTTAGAAGACAGAAG GAGGTGGAGAAGGTTTTGCCATGTGCACCACCACCGGAGCCCAAGTCTCAGCTGCGCAGAACAAGCTCAGCCAGTTTCTGA
- the LOC118033149 gene encoding protein argonaute 4A, whose product MESNEEPEALAPPPDALPPPPPEIPPNLVPVQLTTDTFPEETKKLSKLKRSPITRRGVGSRGQKIQLVTNHFKVSISNTGGHFFHYSVALYYEDGRPVDAKGIGRRLIDKVHETYGSDLAGKDFAYDGEKSLFTIGALPRNKMEFTVLLDSFSSNRNSGNGSPVGNGSPNETDKKRMRRAFQSKTFKVEMSFAAKIPMQAIAAALRGQESENSQEALRVLDIILRQHAAKQGCLLVRQSFFHNNPKNYVDLGGGVLGCRGFHSSFRALQGGLSLNMDGSTTTIIQPGPLIDFLIANQNVSNPFQIDWAKAKRTMKNLRIKVSPTNQEYRITGLSENSCKEQMFSLKSRSADGNDVESFDITVYDYFVNHRSIDLRYSGDLPCINVGKPKRPTYIPVELCSLLSLQRYTKALTVHQRSQLVEKSRQKPQEKIRILADVMKSNNYAAEPMLRSCGITISSQFTKVQGRVLPAPKLKAGNGEDVIPRNGRWNFNNKRFFEPSKIENWAVVNFSARCDVRGLVRDLIKFGEMKGILISDPMDVLEENAQFRRAPPPVRVDKMFEQIQTAFPDAPPRFLVCLLPDRKNSDIYGPWKRKNLAEYGIFNQCLAPTRVNDQYILNVLLKINAKLGGLNSLLAMEQSRNIPFVSKVPTIIFGMDVSHGSPGQSDIPSIAAVVSSRNWPLLSRYRASVRSQSPKVEMVDSLFKLTADKKDDCGIVRELLLDYYKSSGQTKPAQIIIFRDGVSESQFNQVLNIELDQIIEACKFLDESWSPKFTVIVAQKNHHTKFFQDGSPDNVPPGTVIDNAVCHPQSYDFYMCAHAGMIGTTRPTHYHVLLDEIGFSADDLQELIHSLSYVYQRSTTAISLVAPVRYAHLAATQISQFLKFDDMSETSSSHGGLTSAGQAPVPELPELHHNVRSSMFFC is encoded by the exons ATGGAGTCTAATGAAGAGCCAGAGGCCCTCGCTCCTCCACCTGATGCCctccctcctcctccacctGAGATACCACCAAATTTAGTTCCTGTTCAATTGACAACAGACACTTTTCCTGAGGAAACAAAAaagttatcaaaattaaaacgtTCCCCGATTACCAGGCGTGGAGTTGGGTCTAGAGGGCAAAAAATACAACTAGTCACAAATCATTTCAAAGTGTCTATCTCTAATACTGGTGGCCACTTTTTTCACTACAGT GTTGCCTTGTATTATGAGGATGGTCGCCCTGTCGATGCAAAGGGCATTGGGAGAAGATTAATTGACAAAGTTCATGAGACTTATGGGTCAGATCTTGCCGGGAAGGACTTTGCATACGATGGAGAGAAGAGCTTATTCACAATTGGTGCTCTGCCACGAAACAAAATGGAATTCACTGTTTTGCTTGATAGTTTCTCATCAAATAG GAATTCTGGAAATGGAAGCCCTGTTGGCAATGGAAGTCCTAATGAGACCGATAAAAAGAGGATGAGGCGGGCATTCCAGTCCAAAACATTTAAAGTGGAGATGAGTTTTGCTGCCAAAATCCCTATGCAAGCTATTGCAGCTGCTTTGCGTGGTCAAGAATCGGAAAACTCTCAGGAAGCCTTAAGAGTCTTAGACATCATTTTAAGACAGCATGCAGCTAAACA GGGTTGCCTTCTTGTTCGCCAGTCATTCTTTCACAACAATCCAAAGAACTATGTTGATCTGGGAGGAGGAGTCCTTGGATGCCGAGGATTTCATTCGAGCTTTCGAGCCTTGCAGGGTGGATTATCCCTAAATATGg ATGGTTCAACTACAACGATAATACAGCCTGGGCCACTTATTGACTTTCTCATAGCCAACCAGAATGTGTCGAACCCTTTTCAGATCGACTGGGCAAAG GCAAAGCGGACAATGAAAAATTTGAGGATAAAGGTGTCACCTACCAATCAAGAGTACAGAATCACTGGCCTAAGTGAAAATAGTTGCAAAGAGCAAAT GTTTTCACTGAAATCAAGATCAGCTGATGGAAATGATGTTGAAAGTTTTGACATTacagtttatgattattttgttaatcATCGCAGCATAGATTTACGGTACTCTGGAGATTTGCCATGCATCAATGTTGGCAAGCCTAAAAGGCCTACTTACATTCCTGTCGAG CTTTGTTCACTGCTTTCCTTGCAACGCTACACAAAGGCACTGACTGTCCATCAGAGATCGCAGTTAGTAGAAAAATCAAGACAAAAACCCCAAGAAAAGATTAGGATCTTAGCTGAT GTAATGAAAAGCAACAACTATGCTGCAGAACCAATGCTGCGTTCTTGTGGCATCACCATTAGCAGCCAGTTTACAAAAGTTCAGGGCCGTGTGCTTCCTGCTCCAAAG TTAAAAGCAGGAAATGGTGAGGATGTTATTCCAAGAAATGGGCGGTGGAATTTTAATAATAAG AGATTTTTTGAACCTTCTAAAATTGAAAACTGGGCAGTGGTGAACTTTTCCGCCCGTTGTGATGTGCGTGGTCTAGTCAGAGATTTGATAAAATTTGGAGAAATGAAAGGGATT CTCATAAGTGACCCGATGGATGTTCTTGAAGAGAATGCTCAGTTTCGACGGGCACCACCTCCAGTTCGAGTGGATAAGATGTTTGAACAGATACAAACAGCTTTTCCAGATGCTCCTCCTCGCTTTCTCGTTTGTCTTCTTCCTGATAGGAAGAACTCTGACATATATG gTCCTTGGAAACGAAAGAATCTTGCAGAATATGGAATTTTCAACCAATGCCTGGCACCCACTAGAGTTAATGATCAGTATATATTGAATGTTCTCCTGAAGATAAATGCTAAG CTCGGTGGTTTGAATTCTTTGTTGGCTATGGAGCAATCACGAAACATCCCTTTTGTTTCAAAAGTTCCTACAATAATATTTGGGATGGATGTATCACATGGCTCGCCTGGTCAGTCTGACATCCCATCCATTGCTGCG GTTGTCAGTTCTAGAAATTGGCCTCTACTTTCTCGTTATAGAGCTTCTGTGCGTAGTCAGTCACCAAAAGTTGAGATGGTAGATTCTCTTTTTAAGCTAACAGCAGATAAGAAAGATGATTGTGGGATTGTTAG ggAATTGCTGTTAGACTACTATAAGAGTTCTGGCCAAACAAAGCCAGCTCAGATAATCATATTCAG ggATGGAGTTAGTGAGTCGCAgttcaatcaagtcctcaaCATCGAGCTGGATCAAATCATTGAG GCCTGCAAGTTCCTTGATGAAAGCTGGTCACCCAAGTTCACTGTAATTGTTGCACAGAAAAATCACCACACTAAATTCTTCCAAGATGGATCTCCGGACAATGTTCCTCCTG GAACTGTTATTGATAATGCTGTTTGTCACCCACAAAGCTATGATTTCTACATGTGTGCCCATGCAGGGATGATA ggAACAACTAGGCCAACACATTATCATGTTCTTTTAGATGAGATTGGCTTTTCAGCTGATGATCTACAGGAGTTGATTCACTCTTTGTCTTATGT GTACCAAAGAAGCACAACAGCAATATCCCTAG TTGCTCCAGTCCGGTACGCGCACTTGGCAGCAACTCAGATTTCACAATTCTTGAAGTTTGATGATATGTCAGAGACATCTTCGAGCCATGGAGGTCTGACTTCTGCTGGGCAAGCACCTGTGCCTGAGCTTCCTGAGCTACACCACAATGTCCGCAGCTCTATGTTTTTCTGCTGA
- the LOC118033150 gene encoding probable U3 small nucleolar RNA-associated protein 11, whose amino-acid sequence MSSLRNAIPRKAHKERAQPQARKKFGLLEKHKDYVARAKAFHKKEETLRRLKEKAASRNPDEFYFGMIKSKTVDGVHRPQSEANKYTQEELLLMKTQDIGYILQKAQSEKKKIEKLTATLHSLDGRPSSKHIYFAEDREEAKEIRSRSSENKMATTSVDVPDNIKRKIASSYRELEARKNRANQLEKIYMDMALKKELQKKGRKRKLREDEIVCPTTKPVFKWRSERKR is encoded by the exons ATGTCATCCTTAAGGAATGCTATTCCTAGAAAGGCTCACAAGGAGAGAGCACAACC TCAAGCAAGGAAGAAATTTGGGCTGCTTGAGAAACATAAAGACTATGTTGCACGTGCTAAAGCTTTTCACAAAAAAGAGGAAACTTTGAGG AGGCTTAAAGAGAAAGCAGCATCGAGAAATCCTGATGAGTTTTACTTCGGAATGATTAAGAGTAAAACAGTTGATGGAGTTCATCGGCCACA gAGTGAAGCTAACAAATACACTCAAGAAGAACTATTGTTGATGAAGACGCAAGATATTGGATATATCCTTCAAAAAGCACAAAGTGAGAAAAAG AAAATTGAAAAGCTAACTGCCACATTGCACTCGCTGGATGGCCGACCCTCGAGCAAGCATATTTACTTCGCTGAAGATAG GGAGGAGGCTAAAGAAATAAGATCACGATCTTCAGAAAATAAAATGGCAACTACTTCTGTTGACGTCCCTGATAATATTAAAAG GAAAATAGCCAGTTCCTACAGAGAGCTTGAGGCCCGGAAGAACCGAGCAAACCAGTTAGAGAAAATATATATGGATATGGCACTGAAGAAGGAATTGCAG AAAAAGGGACGAAAGCGCAAGCTGCGTGAGGATGAGATTGTCTGTCCAACTACGAAACCTGTGTTCAAGTGGCGTTCAGAACGAAAGCGGTGA
- the LOC118033151 gene encoding protein ZINC INDUCED FACILITATOR-LIKE 1 isoform X1 — MAENGIGESLLRKNKYYEDCPGCKIELSKETNTGVPFKYLLYVWIVVLCAALPISSLFPFLYFMIRDFHIAKREEDIGYYAGYVGSAFMFGRALTSVLWGMIADRYGRKPVIIFGTVSVVIFNTLFGLSTSFWMAISTRFLLGSLCGILGPMRAYASEVCRKEYQALGMSIISTSWGIGLVIGPALGGFLAQPAEKFPNIFSSDSLFGRFPYLLPCLLISIFSVGVLVVCCLLPETIHNHKGNDEECNDSDALGATTFESGSSQKSLLKNWPLISSIIAYCVFQLHDMAYAEIFSLWAVSPRKNGGLSFSTADVGEVLAFSGFGLLLFQLFIYPVAERNFGPVMVSRLGAVLTIPLLSSYPFIALLKGLTLMLLINCASILKNVLSVSITTGLFLLQNRSVAQQQRGAANGISMSAMSLFKAIGPAAGGSLFSWAQKRQSAFFLPGDQMVFFLLNMIEVIGLFLTFKPFLALPDDNIS, encoded by the exons ATGGCTGAGAATGGGATTGGAGAGTCTTTGTTGAGGAAGAACAAGTATTATGAGGACTGCCCAGGTTGCAAGATTGAACTTTCCAAAGAAACCAACACTGGTGTTCCTTTTAAGTATTTGCTCTATGTCTGGATTGTTGTCCTTTGTGCAG CTTTGCCTATATCATCTCTCTTTCCTTTCCTCTATTTCATG ATAAGGGACTTCCATATTGCAAAAAGAGAGGAGGACATTGGCTACTATGCTGGTTATGTGG GATCTGCTTTTATGTTTGGAAGAGCTTTAACTTCTGTGCTCTGGGGAATGATTGCTGATCGATATGGTCGAAAACCAGTCATAATATTTGGCACAGTATCAGT GGTTATTTTCAACACCCTTTTCGGCCTTAGCACAAGCTTTTGGATGGCAATTTCTACGAGGTTTCTTCTTGGAAGTCTGTGTGGCATACTTGGTCCAATGAGG GCATATGCTTCAGAAGTTTGCCGTAAAGAATATCAAGCTTTAGGAATGTCAATT ATCAGCACCTCGTGGGGCATTGGATTAGTTATTGGTCCTGCACTTGGAGGTTTTCTTGCTCAG CCTGCAGAGAaatttccaaatatattttcttctgATTCTCTTTTTGGGAG GTTTCCGTACCTGTTACCTTGCCTTctgatatcaattttttctgTCGGTGTATTGGTCGTTTGTTGTTTGCTTCCG GAGACGATACACAACCATAAAGGAAATGATGAAGAGTGCAATGATTCTGATGCACTTGGGGCCACCACATTTGAGTCCGGCTCTTCTCAGAAAAGCCTGCTGAAAAATTGGCCCTTGATATCATCTATTATCGCGTACTGTGTGTTCCAACTTCATGACATGGCATATGCAGAG ATTTTCTCATTATGGGCTGTTAGTCCTAGGAAGAACGGGGGATTGAGCTTTTCCACTGCAGATGTTGGTGAAGTTCTTGCATTTTCAG GCTTTGGACTGCTACTCTTTCAGCTATTTATATACCCAGTGGCTGAGAGAAATTTTGGACCGGTCATGGTATCTCGCCTAGGAGCA GTCTTGACCATACCGTTGCTATCTAGTTACCCTTTTATAGCTCTGCTAAAAGGCCTCACCCTCATGCTACTGATCAACTGCGCATCCATCCTGAAGAACGTGCTCTCT GTATCAATCACAACAGGATTGTTCCTTCTGCAAAATAGATCAGTG GCACAACAACAAAGGGGTGCTGCAAATGGAATTTCAATGTCTGCCATGTCCCTTTTCAAAGCAATTGGTCCTGCAGCTGGAGGCTCCCT
- the LOC118033151 gene encoding protein ZINC INDUCED FACILITATOR-LIKE 1 isoform X2, which translates to MRTAQVARLNFPKKPTLVFLLSICSMSGLLSFVQANVAVYKETRFFYILEALPISSLFPFLYFMIRDFHIAKREEDIGYYAGYVGSAFMFGRALTSVLWGMIADRYGRKPVIIFGTVSVVIFNTLFGLSTSFWMAISTRFLLGSLCGILGPMRAYASEVCRKEYQALGMSIISTSWGIGLVIGPALGGFLAQPAEKFPNIFSSDSLFGRFPYLLPCLLISIFSVGVLVVCCLLPETIHNHKGNDEECNDSDALGATTFESGSSQKSLLKNWPLISSIIAYCVFQLHDMAYAEIFSLWAVSPRKNGGLSFSTADVGEVLAFSGFGLLLFQLFIYPVAERNFGPVMVSRLGAVLTIPLLSSYPFIALLKGLTLMLLINCASILKNVLSVSITTGLFLLQNRSVAQQQRGAANGISMSAMSLFKAIGPAAGGSLFSWAQKRQSAFFLPGDQMVFFLLNMIEVIGLFLTFKPFLALPDDNIS; encoded by the exons ATGAGGACTGCCCAGGTTGCAAGATTGAACTTTCCAAAGAAACCAACACTGGTGTTCCTTTTAAGTATTTGCTCTATGTCTGGATTGTTGTCCTTTGTGCAG GCAAATGTTGCTGTTTACAAggaaacaagatttttttatattctagaag CTTTGCCTATATCATCTCTCTTTCCTTTCCTCTATTTCATG ATAAGGGACTTCCATATTGCAAAAAGAGAGGAGGACATTGGCTACTATGCTGGTTATGTGG GATCTGCTTTTATGTTTGGAAGAGCTTTAACTTCTGTGCTCTGGGGAATGATTGCTGATCGATATGGTCGAAAACCAGTCATAATATTTGGCACAGTATCAGT GGTTATTTTCAACACCCTTTTCGGCCTTAGCACAAGCTTTTGGATGGCAATTTCTACGAGGTTTCTTCTTGGAAGTCTGTGTGGCATACTTGGTCCAATGAGG GCATATGCTTCAGAAGTTTGCCGTAAAGAATATCAAGCTTTAGGAATGTCAATT ATCAGCACCTCGTGGGGCATTGGATTAGTTATTGGTCCTGCACTTGGAGGTTTTCTTGCTCAG CCTGCAGAGAaatttccaaatatattttcttctgATTCTCTTTTTGGGAG GTTTCCGTACCTGTTACCTTGCCTTctgatatcaattttttctgTCGGTGTATTGGTCGTTTGTTGTTTGCTTCCG GAGACGATACACAACCATAAAGGAAATGATGAAGAGTGCAATGATTCTGATGCACTTGGGGCCACCACATTTGAGTCCGGCTCTTCTCAGAAAAGCCTGCTGAAAAATTGGCCCTTGATATCATCTATTATCGCGTACTGTGTGTTCCAACTTCATGACATGGCATATGCAGAG ATTTTCTCATTATGGGCTGTTAGTCCTAGGAAGAACGGGGGATTGAGCTTTTCCACTGCAGATGTTGGTGAAGTTCTTGCATTTTCAG GCTTTGGACTGCTACTCTTTCAGCTATTTATATACCCAGTGGCTGAGAGAAATTTTGGACCGGTCATGGTATCTCGCCTAGGAGCA GTCTTGACCATACCGTTGCTATCTAGTTACCCTTTTATAGCTCTGCTAAAAGGCCTCACCCTCATGCTACTGATCAACTGCGCATCCATCCTGAAGAACGTGCTCTCT GTATCAATCACAACAGGATTGTTCCTTCTGCAAAATAGATCAGTG GCACAACAACAAAGGGGTGCTGCAAATGGAATTTCAATGTCTGCCATGTCCCTTTTCAAAGCAATTGGTCCTGCAGCTGGAGGCTCCCT